One region of Chaetodon auriga isolate fChaAug3 chromosome 5, fChaAug3.hap1, whole genome shotgun sequence genomic DNA includes:
- the LOC143321011 gene encoding lymphocyte antigen 6G-like, translated as MQLCGALILFMTLSTACGLRCYTCTAAEPKSCTDTKSCPVIFNRCFSLRVDGYNMVTKGCQTSLACGGAIACCEGNLCNGAIPTGPSVIILLVSSAIITLFL; from the exons ATGCAGCTTTGTGGAGCTCTGATCCTGTTTATGACTCTGTCTACAG CATGTGGATTAAGATGCTACACATGCACAGCCGCTGAGCCTAAATCCTGCACGGACACCAAATCTTGTCCTGTCATCTTCAACCgttgtttctctctcagagTAGATG GTTATAACATGGTGACCAAGGGCTGCCAAACCAGCCTGGCATGTGGTGGAGCCATAGCTTGCTGTGAAGGGAACTTGTGTAACGGTGCCATACCAACTGGTCCCAGTGTCATCATCCTTCTGGTGTCCTCAGCCATCATCACACTGTTTCTCTGA